The following proteins are co-located in the Deltaproteobacteria bacterium genome:
- a CDS encoding Slp family lipoprotein, whose protein sequence is MPSGVTRCGLLFVLLLIAACSSVSREYRQEAEPRVDFEALKSEPDRYIGRTVILGGYIIETEITATHSYIHVLQTPLDISDLPGDRDQSRGRFIVRSDRYLDPEIYAKDRLVTAAGSVLGSRQVEVGTRTLVVPLISGEQIVLHPDYTRLRERYYEGPFIPYYFDLYPFYYPPYRF, encoded by the coding sequence ATGCCTTCCGGTGTGACCCGTTGCGGACTGCTTTTCGTGCTTCTGTTGATTGCGGCTTGCTCCTCGGTGTCCAGGGAGTATCGGCAGGAAGCCGAGCCCAGGGTCGATTTCGAGGCACTGAAAAGCGAACCCGATCGTTATATCGGTAGGACGGTCATCTTGGGCGGATATATTATCGAGACCGAAATCACGGCCACGCATTCTTATATACATGTCCTTCAGACTCCGCTCGATATTTCCGACCTGCCCGGCGACCGGGATCAGTCTCGCGGTCGATTCATTGTCCGGAGCGACAGGTACCTGGATCCGGAGATCTACGCAAAGGATCGGCTTGTGACAGCGGCGGGGAGCGTTCTGGGGAGCCGGCAAGTGGAGGTGGGAACCCGGACGCTAGTGGTTCCTCTCATAAGCGGGGAACAGATCGTTCTGCACCCGGACTACACTCGGCTCAGGGAGCGGTACTACGAAGGACCTTTCATACCTTACTATTTTGATCTTTATCCGTTTTATTACCCGCCGTACCGGTTTTGA
- a CDS encoding Slp family lipoprotein translates to MYETRVNHSGAQWKTVLCVFLLAGAVACAHGLSRDAKSLVDYDGTALDVQQSPKEFMGRVVLWGGRIIETRVLKERTDVYVLQQPLDLDDRPLSSDDYLGRFIVRSPELLDPAVFNKDLMVSVVGTLMDGEVSNIGEREYIYPVIEPKEVKVWEPKQDATPMFHFGFGFGTQF, encoded by the coding sequence GTGTATGAGACCAGGGTGAACCACTCGGGCGCACAGTGGAAAACGGTCTTGTGTGTGTTTCTTTTGGCGGGCGCAGTGGCTTGCGCCCACGGCTTGAGCAGGGATGCGAAGTCTCTGGTGGACTATGACGGTACGGCTTTGGACGTACAACAATCGCCAAAAGAATTCATGGGAAGAGTAGTGTTGTGGGGCGGTCGAATCATCGAAACCCGGGTTCTCAAGGAGCGTACGGATGTTTATGTTCTGCAACAGCCGCTGGACTTGGATGACAGGCCTCTCTCTTCCGACGACTACCTCGGCCGGTTTATCGTCCGGTCGCCGGAACTCTTAGACCCGGCGGTATTCAACAAAGACCTGATGGTCAGCGTTGTGGGGACCCTGATGGACGGGGAGGTGTCCAACATCGGGGAACGCGAGTATATCTACCCGGTGATCGAGCCGAAAGAGGTAAAAGTCTGGGAACCGAAACAGGATGCAACACCCATGTTCCACTTCGGTTTCGGCTTTGGCACCCAATTTTAG